The Octadecabacter arcticus 238 genome contains a region encoding:
- a CDS encoding tyrosine-type recombinase/integrase, giving the protein MKEEKTTALRQRMIEDMRIRAIGETTQKGHIRAIKHFATFLGRSPDTATPDELRAYQLHMTDTDVTTSTFNTRIVSLRLFFGVTCGREEMKRYMQFRRKPRRLPVVLSVEEIGDLLAAVPGPGLTYRAALGISYGAGLRASEVCHLKVVDIDSGRMLIHVDEGKNGKDRKAMLSPGLLDLLREYWLEARPEGWLFPGKPKINPLSPRQLNRAFTSAKHMAGINKPATLHTLRHSFATHLLEAGTDVRVIQVLLGHSKLSTTARYTHVAAKTIRNTVSPFEGLKQLQDRTLRRGLE; this is encoded by the coding sequence ATGAAGGAAGAGAAGACAACGGCGCTGCGCCAGCGGATGATTGAAGATATGCGTATCCGCGCGATTGGTGAGACAACCCAGAAGGGTCACATCCGTGCGATCAAACATTTTGCGACATTTCTTGGTCGCTCGCCGGATACGGCGACACCTGACGAACTCAGGGCTTATCAGCTTCACATGACGGACACCGATGTGACGACGTCGACCTTCAATACCCGGATTGTGTCGCTGCGGTTATTCTTCGGTGTGACCTGCGGGCGCGAAGAGATGAAACGATACATGCAGTTCCGACGCAAACCGAGGAGGCTGCCTGTTGTTCTGAGCGTCGAGGAAATTGGTGATCTGCTGGCGGCGGTGCCTGGACCAGGTCTCACATATCGTGCGGCACTCGGTATCTCCTATGGCGCAGGACTACGGGCTTCAGAAGTCTGCCATCTCAAAGTGGTGGACATCGACAGTGGCCGGATGCTGATCCATGTAGATGAGGGTAAGAATGGTAAAGATCGCAAGGCCATGCTGTCGCCGGGGCTGCTTGACCTGCTGCGTGAGTACTGGCTTGAGGCACGTCCTGAGGGGTGGCTGTTTCCCGGCAAACCAAAGATCAACCCGTTGTCCCCGCGCCAATTGAACCGCGCCTTCACATCCGCCAAACATATGGCTGGGATCAACAAACCTGCGACGCTGCATACTCTGCGGCACAGCTTCGCGACCCACCTTCTGGAGGCTGGAACGGACGTACGCGTAATCCAGGTTTTGCTTGGGCATTCAAAACTGAGCACGACAGCCCGCTACACCCACGTTGCCGCCAAAACGATCCGCAATACGGTCAGCCCGTTCGAGGGGCTCAAGCAATTGCAAGATCGCACGCTACGACGGGGGCTCGAGTAG
- a CDS encoding CobW family GTP-binding protein has protein sequence MTDTMDATDTRFPVTLLTGFLGAGKTTLLNAILTNATGPRIAVIVNEFGEAGLDHDLIEAVDEDIVLMQSGCLCCSIRGDLSRTLLDLAARKKEDLLTFDRVVIETTGLADPAPILQTFLLDTYLAKNFRIDGVVTVVDAATGPDTLNRQFEAVSQVAMADFLVLSKTDLVSESTSGALKTRLRSINPTADILRADRGGVPTTALWDLSGMRPQGSSDHAVAWLTPTAPVDPLDNLSGLGSFAASTAPAPKHDARIGSASIILDDPIPADAFDLWLDRLIMLRGPNILRVKGIVHLIGIEMPFVFHGVQHLFDPPVPLNDWHGKNRQSRIVVIARDMTSAELVYNLDMLRSLQIAKTA, from the coding sequence ATGACCGATACCATGGACGCCACAGATACCCGCTTCCCGGTTACCTTATTGACAGGCTTTCTTGGTGCGGGAAAAACCACACTCCTCAATGCGATCCTCACCAACGCAACCGGACCAAGGATCGCTGTCATTGTGAATGAGTTCGGTGAGGCTGGGCTTGACCATGATCTGATCGAGGCCGTGGACGAAGATATCGTCTTGATGCAATCGGGCTGCCTTTGCTGTTCCATTCGCGGCGACCTGTCGCGCACCTTGCTAGACTTGGCAGCCCGCAAAAAAGAAGACCTTTTAACATTTGACCGTGTCGTGATAGAGACAACGGGCCTAGCAGACCCCGCACCAATTCTACAGACGTTCTTGTTGGACACCTATCTGGCAAAGAATTTCCGTATAGACGGGGTTGTTACGGTGGTTGATGCAGCAACAGGTCCTGACACGCTCAACCGCCAGTTCGAAGCCGTTTCGCAAGTTGCGATGGCGGATTTTCTTGTCCTGAGCAAGACCGACCTTGTATCCGAGAGCACATCAGGCGCGCTCAAAACACGACTGCGATCAATCAACCCAACTGCGGACATTTTGCGGGCTGATCGTGGTGGGGTGCCAACCACAGCCCTTTGGGATTTGAGCGGCATGCGCCCTCAGGGATCGTCGGATCATGCCGTGGCGTGGCTGACGCCAACCGCACCGGTTGATCCACTTGATAACCTTTCGGGCCTCGGCTCATTCGCCGCATCCACAGCACCCGCACCTAAACATGACGCTCGGATCGGATCAGCGTCTATTATCCTGGACGACCCCATTCCTGCTGATGCGTTTGATCTTTGGCTTGACAGGCTCATCATGCTGCGCGGCCCCAACATTCTGCGCGTGAAAGGCATCGTACATCTAATCGGCATTGAGATGCCCTTCGTGTTCCACGGTGTGCAGCATCTCTTTGATCCCCCAGTGCCCTTGAACGACTGGCACGGCAAAAACCGTCAATCGCGTATCGTTGTCATTGCCCGTGATATGACCAGCGCTGAACTTGTCTACAACCTCGACATGCTGCGCAGCCTTCAAATCGCCAAAACTGCGTAA
- a CDS encoding DUF1007 family protein, with protein MLRNFWVLLFIVMCLGGLAKAHPHVFVDARTGFIFGTDGQFEALQVS; from the coding sequence GTGTTGCGCAACTTTTGGGTCCTGTTGTTCATTGTGATGTGCCTTGGTGGACTCGCCAAGGCACATCCGCATGTCTTCGTCGATGCGCGCACCGGGTTCATTTTTGGGACTGATGGGCAATTTGAGGCGCTCCAAGTTTCATAG
- a CDS encoding IS91 family transposase — METGHKLEIADIFRSYGPTWRWANAGHVSLAQLKVMSAIEACRTEALGGHVAACSECNHQHIAYNSCKNRHCPKCQGPAACDWMAARADDLLPVEYFHVVFTLPAEIARIAYWNKKAIYGLLFKASAQTVTTIAADPKRLGARIGLTSVLHTWGSALTHHPHIHMVIPGGGLSKDGKRWVACKPGFFLHVRVLSRLFRRLFTEGLLALHRAGKLTFFGDHTNLANPDTFTTWLAPLRKSEWVVYAKPPFGGPEAVLAYLSRYTHRVAISNSRLISADAETVAFRWKNYRIKTGEQQTTMRLATDEFIRRFLIHTLPDGFHRIRHYGLLVSATRKVNLAKIRTLLGAEIAKPDDPPSADIIPLTLREPCPDCGGAMRIIETFRRGQKPQCRAPPKE, encoded by the coding sequence TTGGAGACCGGGCACAAGCTGGAGATCGCTGACATTTTCCGCTCCTATGGCCCCACGTGGCGGTGGGCCAATGCGGGGCATGTTAGCCTGGCTCAGCTCAAGGTTATGTCAGCGATTGAGGCTTGCCGAACCGAGGCGCTCGGCGGGCATGTGGCGGCATGTAGCGAATGCAATCATCAGCACATCGCCTACAACTCCTGCAAAAACCGGCACTGTCCCAAATGTCAGGGGCCTGCCGCGTGCGACTGGATGGCCGCACGCGCCGACGATCTGCTGCCAGTGGAATACTTCCACGTCGTCTTCACCCTGCCTGCTGAGATCGCCCGCATCGCATATTGGAATAAGAAAGCTATTTATGGACTTTTATTCAAAGCATCTGCGCAGACCGTCACGACCATCGCCGCCGATCCCAAGCGACTTGGCGCACGCATCGGTCTAACCAGCGTTCTACATACTTGGGGCTCGGCGCTGACACATCACCCACACATCCACATGGTCATTCCCGGTGGCGGATTGTCAAAAGACGGCAAGAGGTGGGTCGCGTGCAAGCCGGGGTTCTTTCTGCACGTGCGTGTACTGTCTCGACTGTTCCGACGCTTGTTTACTGAGGGGCTTCTGGCCTTACATCGCGCGGGCAAACTTACCTTCTTTGGTGACCACACCAATCTGGCGAACCCCGACACCTTCACCACATGGCTGGCTCCGTTACGCAAATCAGAATGGGTGGTCTATGCCAAACCGCCCTTCGGAGGACCCGAGGCGGTGCTCGCCTATCTCAGCCGATATACGCACCGCGTGGCGATTTCTAACAGCCGCCTGATCAGCGCGGATGCTGAGACGGTCGCTTTCCGCTGGAAGAATTACCGGATCAAGACCGGCGAACAACAGACTACAATGCGCCTAGCCACAGACGAGTTCATCCGCCGTTTCCTGATCCATACACTGCCTGACGGCTTCCACCGCATCCGGCATTATGGCCTGCTGGTCAGCGCAACCCGCAAGGTCAATCTCGCTAAGATCCGCACCTTGCTCGGGGCAGAAATCGCAAAGCCCGACGATCCGCCAAGCGCCGATATCATCCCGTTAACGTTACGAGAACCTTGTCCAGACTGCGGTGGAGCAATGCGCATTATTGAGACCTTCCGCCGTGGTCAGAAACCCCAATGTCGTGCCCCACCAAAGGAGTAG
- a CDS encoding metal ABC transporter ATP-binding protein, which yields MSLVQVEDLSVSYGARTVLSRVSLHVAPGEIITIVGPNGSGKTSLLRAIIGAVKPSQGRVIQRNEVKIGYVPQKLHIDETLPITVSRFLKLPGGVTAEDINHALAQAGVPDLAKAQLSQLSGGQFQRVLLAHALIGKPDLLLLDEATQGLDQRGSASFYQQIETVRQDTGCAVLMISHELHVVMSASDRVICLNGHVCCEGTPAVVASAPEYRALFGTGTGGALALYRHDHDHDHDHGDHNHDHDNTEAAE from the coding sequence ATGAGCCTTGTCCAAGTTGAAGACCTAAGTGTGTCCTATGGCGCACGGACGGTTCTGTCGCGCGTATCTTTGCACGTCGCACCCGGTGAGATTATAACAATTGTCGGCCCAAACGGGTCAGGTAAAACCAGCCTGTTGCGCGCTATTATCGGTGCAGTTAAGCCGTCCCAAGGCCGCGTCATACAACGAAACGAAGTGAAAATCGGATATGTTCCGCAAAAGCTGCATATTGATGAGACGTTGCCAATCACAGTTTCAAGGTTCTTGAAATTACCGGGCGGCGTTACAGCTGAAGACATCAATCATGCGCTAGCGCAAGCAGGCGTACCGGACTTGGCGAAAGCGCAGCTTTCACAGCTATCTGGTGGTCAATTCCAGAGGGTCTTATTAGCCCACGCATTGATTGGAAAACCTGATCTGCTGCTGCTGGACGAAGCCACGCAGGGGCTAGACCAACGCGGTTCAGCGTCGTTTTACCAACAGATCGAAACGGTCCGACAGGACACGGGCTGCGCGGTCCTTATGATCAGCCATGAGCTACACGTCGTGATGAGCGCATCTGACCGTGTTATCTGCCTCAACGGTCATGTCTGCTGTGAAGGCACACCGGCGGTGGTCGCATCTGCGCCAGAATACCGGGCATTGTTCGGGACAGGAACGGGCGGTGCACTGGCACTTTACCGACATGATCACGACCATGATCATGATCATGGCGATCATAACCACGACCATGACAATACAGAGGCTGCAGAATAA
- a CDS encoding metal ABC transporter permease: MLDDFMVRAALAGIGVAFAAAPLGCFVVWRRMAYFGDATAHAAILGVALSLAFSMSIFVGTMTVALLMALVVSVLSGRGYAMDTLLGVLAHSALAFGLVAVSLISGVRIDLMAYLFGDILAVSRGDLAVIWGGAALVVALIGWRWSALLTSTLNEDLAYASGINPKREQLVLTIALAITVAVAIKVVGVLLIAAMLIIPAAAARPLSRTPEGMAVAAGLIGMLSAIIGLRAAFVLDTPAGPSIVCVAAITFLATSVLRGFRHQR, translated from the coding sequence ATGCTTGATGATTTTATGGTACGTGCCGCTTTGGCCGGTATTGGCGTGGCCTTTGCCGCCGCACCTTTGGGGTGTTTTGTGGTGTGGCGACGTATGGCCTATTTTGGGGATGCCACGGCACATGCCGCCATTCTTGGTGTTGCCCTCTCGCTGGCGTTCTCGATGTCAATTTTCGTAGGCACAATGACGGTGGCGTTGCTGATGGCGCTGGTGGTCAGCGTGCTGTCTGGTCGGGGCTATGCGATGGACACGCTGCTGGGGGTGCTTGCGCATTCCGCACTTGCCTTCGGACTTGTCGCAGTGTCGTTGATATCGGGCGTGCGGATTGACCTAATGGCCTATCTCTTTGGCGATATTTTGGCAGTCTCGCGCGGAGACCTTGCTGTGATCTGGGGCGGCGCTGCACTTGTTGTCGCGCTCATCGGTTGGCGTTGGTCGGCCCTGCTGACCTCGACATTGAACGAGGATCTGGCATACGCCAGCGGGATTAACCCGAAACGTGAACAACTGGTGCTGACGATTGCGCTGGCAATAACCGTTGCAGTCGCGATCAAAGTCGTTGGTGTCCTGCTTATTGCCGCCATGCTGATTATCCCGGCAGCCGCCGCACGCCCCTTGTCACGCACACCCGAGGGCATGGCCGTCGCCGCCGGTCTGATCGGGATGCTGTCCGCAATAATCGGTCTGCGAGCGGCGTTTGTACTTGATACGCCTGCGGGCCCCTCCATTGTGTGCGTCGCGGCGATTACGTTTCTCGCGACAAGCGTTTTAAGGGGTTTTAGACACCAGCGGTAA
- a CDS encoding Fur family transcriptional regulator, producing MTSESNKTNAADTPLGFAQHDHRTCVSGGLAAAEARCAAEGLRFTPGRRKVLEILLQDHRALGAYTILDRLREDGFGSQPPVAYRALDFLVANGLAHKIERLNAFIACVHPSHSHTPAFMICRLCAAVAEAQSSPARGALGDAARATGFRIERTVVEASGVCPACADEADA from the coding sequence ATGACAAGTGAGTCGAACAAAACAAATGCTGCGGACACCCCATTGGGATTTGCGCAACATGATCATCGCACATGCGTGAGCGGGGGTCTTGCCGCAGCCGAGGCTCGTTGTGCGGCTGAAGGTCTTCGCTTTACGCCTGGGCGGCGCAAGGTGCTTGAGATTTTACTGCAAGATCACCGCGCACTTGGCGCTTACACGATTCTGGACAGGCTGCGCGAAGACGGGTTTGGCTCGCAGCCCCCCGTTGCATATCGCGCGTTGGATTTTCTTGTCGCAAATGGTTTGGCCCATAAGATCGAGCGGCTGAATGCCTTCATTGCCTGCGTTCACCCAAGCCACTCCCATACGCCAGCATTCATGATCTGCCGATTGTGCGCTGCGGTGGCCGAGGCCCAGTCCTCCCCCGCGCGGGGTGCGTTGGGCGATGCTGCGCGCGCCACCGGCTTCCGGATAGAGCGCACTGTCGTCGAGGCGAGCGGTGTCTGCCCGGCATGCGCAGACGAGGCCGACGCATGA
- a CDS encoding zinc ABC transporter substrate-binding protein, producing MSRKLLTLSLTATLMGGTAYADTPLVAVDIAPVHSLVARVMEGVGTPDLIIQPGATPHEYSLRPSEAAALQSADLIFWVAPDLTPWLTDAIKTLAPDASVTELLEADGTIELDIREGALFEAHDDDDDHDGEDDHDEEAHDDHADEEAGHDDHDDEVAMDDGHDHGAHDPHAWLSPQNAMTWLNVIAGELSATDPDNAGAYFANAAAGRAEIEILIDEVNATLEPVRDGQFIVFHDAYQYFEMDFDFPASGAISISDASDPSPARIVEIQSRIAEQGIDCVLAEPQFNPGLVATVLDETEAQTGILDPLGSDLEPGPALYPQLIRNLSTALAGCM from the coding sequence ATGTCCAGAAAGCTTCTTACCCTGTCCCTTACTGCCACTTTGATGGGTGGAACAGCCTACGCGGACACGCCGCTGGTCGCTGTAGACATTGCCCCTGTCCATTCTCTGGTGGCGCGGGTCATGGAGGGTGTCGGCACGCCCGATCTGATCATCCAGCCCGGGGCAACCCCGCATGAATACAGCCTGCGCCCGTCAGAGGCCGCTGCGCTGCAAAGCGCCGATCTTATATTTTGGGTTGCGCCGGATCTGACGCCATGGCTCACGGATGCGATTAAAACCTTGGCACCGGACGCCTCCGTGACAGAGTTGCTTGAGGCAGATGGCACGATCGAGCTGGATATCCGGGAAGGTGCTTTGTTCGAAGCCCATGACGATGATGACGACCACGACGGCGAGGATGATCATGATGAAGAGGCGCATGATGACCATGCCGATGAAGAGGCTGGCCATGATGATCACGACGACGAGGTCGCCATGGATGACGGACATGACCATGGCGCGCATGATCCACACGCATGGTTGTCACCACAAAATGCAATGACGTGGCTGAACGTGATTGCGGGCGAGCTTTCTGCCACCGACCCCGACAACGCAGGCGCATATTTTGCGAATGCCGCCGCAGGTCGAGCTGAGATCGAAATCTTGATTGACGAGGTGAATGCAACGCTCGAACCCGTGCGTGATGGCCAATTCATCGTTTTTCACGACGCTTATCAATATTTTGAAATGGACTTTGATTTCCCCGCATCTGGGGCAATTTCCATCAGCGATGCGTCTGATCCAAGTCCGGCACGGATTGTGGAAATCCAAAGTCGGATCGCCGAGCAAGGCATCGATTGCGTTCTGGCTGAACCGCAGTTCAATCCGGGCCTTGTCGCTACCGTCCTCGACGAGACCGAAGCGCAAACAGGCATCCTCGATCCGCTTGGCTCCGATCTTGAGCCGGGTCCAGCACTTTACCCTCAACTTATCCGCAATCTTTCAACCGCTCTTGCAGGCTGCATGTAG